The Brevinematales bacterium genomic interval CGGATTCAATCTCGCGAAAAATAATATAGCATTCAGCGTCAGCGGGTCTCATTCCATCACCTACCGGCAGACCAACGGGGTGGACGATATTTACCTGAACAATACCATCCTGCGCAGCGCGTCGGCGAACGCGAGTCTGAAAATATTCTGGTTATCCGCGTCGACAGGCTTATCGCTCGACCTCCTGGAAACGAAAAGCAACATGCTCGAATTGGATTACGCCGATTTCACGAACCGTCTCCGAAGCGGCTTCCCCAAACTGACCCTTACATTTACGCCGCCTCAGCCGCTCCCGTCAATTTCATACGTGTATGATTTCATCAAGCAGACCAACGTCAGTTTCGATATATCCAGTTCGTACTCGCTCAAGGATATTAAAATCCCGCTGTTCTACAATCTCGAATCGATGAACTTTTCCGCGCAGTTCCATTACGACTTCCTCAGCCCGCGTCAGACCTATTTCACGCTATCCTTCTCCATGACGCTATGGATAGACAAGTACTGGAAACTGACCTTCTCCACGCGTATCAAGAATACCAAAATATTCAGGTATTTCGAGGATAATCAGGATATTTTCCTCGCGGGCGAATACTACGTCAATTTCTGGGACAACCTCTGGGACGGTATCAATATATTCGACTACGAAGGACTCAAACGGAGCTTCTTCAAGATACAGGGTCTGAACTTCGATCTGGTGCATAACCTCGACGAATGGGAGCTCCACGCCATCTTTAATATCAACCGGAAGGTCGATAACGTAAAATTGGTATCCTACTGGGAACCGGAAATCCGCCTCGAATTCCGATTGGTCGGTTCGAGCGAACAGTTCCCGCCATACAGCCATAAATTTGTCCCGGCGGAGTACCAGTAAGTGCCTGCCATGCGATATTCCGTCATCGCGGCAGACCGCCGCGCCCGCGCGGGAGTATTATCCCTGCCCCACGGCGAGCTCGAGACCCCGGTATTCATGCCAGTCGGCACTCAGGCCGCGGTCAAGGCGGTATCCAACGAGGAACTTCGCGCGATGGATGTCCGCATCCTTCTCGCCAACGCGTATCATCTCTATCTTCGCCCCGGGCTGGACGTCATCCGTCAAGCCGGGGGTCTTCATAAATTCATGCACTGGGACGGCAATATCCTCACCGACAGCGGGGGATTTCAGGTCTTCTCGCTCGCCCCTCTCCGTAAACTCACCGGCGAAGGGGTCAAATTCCAATCGCATATCGACGGCTCGTCCCACTTCCTCACGCCGGAGGACGTCGTCCGCAACCAGCGCGACATCGGCTCGGATATTATGATGGCGCTCGACGAATGTGTCGAAGCCGCCGCGGAACATAAACAGACCCTCACCGCGCTCGAACGTACCACCCAATGGGCGAAACGCTCCAAAGAGGAGTTCGAAAGACTCGGTATCGATAACCAGACCCTGTTCGGCATCGTACAGGGCGGGCGTTTCGAGGACCTGCGGCGCGAGAGCGCGCGGCAGATTGTCGGGACGGGGTTCGACGGATACGCGGTCGGCGGTCTTTCGGTCGGGGAGGAAAAACCCCTGATGCACGCGATGCTCGAGATCACCGACTCGGAGCTCCCGGAGCATAGCCCGCGTTACCTGATGGGAGTGGGCGTCCCGGAGGATATCCTCGAGGCGATCGAACGGGGTATCGATATGTTCGACTGCGTCTTTCCGACACGCGCCGCCCGTCACGCGACCGTCTTCACCCGCGACGGAAAGTTCCCGATGCGCAACAAGGAGTTCGAGCTCGACCGGCGCCCTATCGACGAGGAATGCGGATGCCACACCTGCCGCAACTATACCCGTTCCTATATCCGCCACTTGTTCAAGGCGCAGGAGATCCTCGCGATGAATCTCGCGTCGGTGCACAATATCTACTTCCTGCACGACCTCACCCGCGCCGCGAGACGCTCTATTATAGAAGGGAGATTCGCGCAGTTCAAGAGCGACTTCCTGTACCGCTACGCGAACCGAGGGAACGCGCGTATAAAGTCCTTATTTTGAAACAATATTTTTTACGCTTTATTGACATAATATTCTTACAGATGTACAATTTCCTTATATAAAATAAGGGAGATATATGAAAAAAAAGGATGATTTATTTAAATATGGTTCTATTTGGCTAATAGCGGATTTTCATCTGCATACTAAATCAGATAAAGAATTTGAGTTTAACAACAACGATGAAGAATTTGTTAGTC includes:
- the tgt gene encoding tRNA guanosine(34) transglycosylase Tgt, whose product is MRYSVIAADRRARAGVLSLPHGELETPVFMPVGTQAAVKAVSNEELRAMDVRILLANAYHLYLRPGLDVIRQAGGLHKFMHWDGNILTDSGGFQVFSLAPLRKLTGEGVKFQSHIDGSSHFLTPEDVVRNQRDIGSDIMMALDECVEAAAEHKQTLTALERTTQWAKRSKEEFERLGIDNQTLFGIVQGGRFEDLRRESARQIVGTGFDGYAVGGLSVGEEKPLMHAMLEITDSELPEHSPRYLMGVGVPEDILEAIERGIDMFDCVFPTRAARHATVFTRDGKFPMRNKEFELDRRPIDEECGCHTCRNYTRSYIRHLFKAQEILAMNLASVHNIYFLHDLTRAARRSIIEGRFAQFKSDFLYRYANRGNARIKSLF